The following proteins are co-located in the uncultured Draconibacterium sp. genome:
- a CDS encoding radical SAM protein produces the protein MNSKLPAHFNDKWILDKRGSKNKVDWYKPYGWEIEPERTLTGKIENTGTIFLTNKECPFHCLMCDLWKNTSDEPVPPGAIPAQIEWALERMPPVKHIKLYNSGSFFDGGAIPRKDYPKIAAHLKSFETVIVESHTKFIDERVLEFNEMLDAELQVAVGLETAHPKILPMLNKRMTLDDFRNGIDFLHRNKIQSRAFVLLSLPFLSPEESEEWAKKSIDFAFESGVECVIVIPLRTGNGSTDFLQEQGQLTLPSLKMLEDVLDYGINLTAGRVFADLWDLENFSTCNTCFDARKRRLNEINLTQSLQERIVCTCN, from the coding sequence ATGAACAGTAAACTACCAGCGCATTTTAACGACAAGTGGATACTCGACAAGCGGGGATCCAAAAACAAAGTTGACTGGTACAAGCCCTATGGCTGGGAAATTGAACCGGAAAGAACATTAACAGGCAAAATTGAAAATACGGGCACCATTTTCCTTACCAATAAGGAGTGCCCGTTTCATTGCCTGATGTGCGATTTGTGGAAAAACACAAGCGACGAACCGGTTCCGCCGGGAGCTATTCCTGCACAAATTGAATGGGCTTTGGAAAGAATGCCGCCGGTTAAACACATAAAATTGTACAACAGTGGTAGCTTTTTCGATGGGGGCGCCATTCCGCGAAAAGATTATCCCAAAATAGCGGCACATTTAAAATCGTTTGAAACCGTAATTGTTGAAAGTCATACCAAATTTATCGATGAAAGAGTTTTGGAGTTTAATGAAATGCTGGATGCTGAATTACAGGTAGCAGTTGGTTTGGAGACAGCGCACCCGAAAATTCTGCCAATGCTAAATAAACGAATGACACTGGATGACTTTCGAAATGGCATTGATTTTCTTCATCGGAATAAAATTCAATCGCGTGCCTTTGTTTTACTTTCCTTGCCTTTTTTATCGCCCGAAGAAAGCGAGGAGTGGGCAAAAAAGTCAATTGATTTTGCTTTTGAATCGGGTGTTGAGTGTGTTATTGTTATTCCACTTCGTACAGGAAACGGATCCACCGATTTTTTGCAGGAACAGGGGCAGTTAACACTTCCAAGCCTAAAAATGCTCGAAGATGTTTTGGACTACGGGATTAATTTAACTGCCGGGCGCGTTTTTGCCGACCTATGGGATTTGGAAAACTTCTCGACCTGCAACACTTGTTTTGATGCAAGGAAACGCCGCTTAAATGAAATAAATCTTACGCAAAGTCTTCAGGAAAGAATCGTTTGCACCTGCAATTAA
- a CDS encoding VCBS repeat-containing protein: MRKLIIFILPLILLSCTKTTRFQLISSSQSGITFNNFMEDSDSLLIVSNGAGVGVGDLNNDGLQDIIFAGNKVTSRVYLNCGNFRFKEITRNFEGLSDNQWYSSVTITDINNDGWLDVYFTSTVGKAYEQRKNRLWINNKASDGEDPTFSEKALEYGIASAAASVDAAFLDYDGDGDLDLYVLNSNLIMRSSSTYRPKITDGSAQNNDQLYRNNGDGTFSDVSKEAGVVIEGYGLGLAIADINRDGYPDIYVSNDYLSNDILYINQKDGTFKNEIKRYLSYQTHSSMGNDIADINNDGFPDIYTLDMLPEKQCRKKETLNGFSYVIYLMNERYGYEHQYIRNMLHMHNGFIDEQLLPFSEVGQLTQLHHTEWSWSPLFADFDNDGDKDLLVTNGYPKDMTDKDWAKMLAKNQQNTSDEQNILSLLPPVKVANMAFENAGQFNFSKTTDWLPEIPSYSYGASFVDLDNDGDLDYITNNFNDEAFIFRNNTCEQATYNANYLKIKLIGKPQNTMAVGALVELWQDGKYQISEHFLSRGYASSVEPVIHFGLPAGSPVDSVVISWPSTTNVSVLKNIEPNQTIEVFESASAPAYKKNVSHPQKEMLFSKQDSLFAYTHTQKDFIDFMLGQKIIPHKFSQIGPIMAKGDINGDGIEDIIIGASNNLPTKVFLKNKSGFEETNMEGLSTYKNFTEAGFAIFDVDNDGDNDIAAIAGGLETRRESQTRDYSFLASQLNLQEKENDLKHFIFVNDDNRFIKKSLPVPPFIASVVVPFDFNNDGSTDLFIGSRVQKDRFPFAHNSWLIYNHNGNFSVDANSELNLGMVTDAIVTDYNNDGWNDLLVTREFNSVVLLKNQNGEKLIPQSIPALDEKHGFWYTAAAGDFDMDGDDDYIIGNIGDNNNFIASNKYPLNLYVMDVDNNRIIDPIRTAFCKNMKGKMKEFPVNYLDELTEQSSYFKRRFTSYKSFSHTTFNKLFDKNASKDIYMKLYANTSSSFVLWNHEGQFVWEKLPVEFQTSPVTKIIVEDFNDDDIPDVVLGGNDYTWDVGTGIYDANKGLLLINKGKSEGDFNSTFKVLKPNESGILLQGMLESLLYFEGNPSLLVCGFNRSETQVYKLNQK; this comes from the coding sequence ATGCGTAAACTAATCATCTTTATTTTACCCCTTATTCTTCTGTCCTGCACCAAAACAACACGTTTCCAACTCATTTCTTCTTCTCAATCCGGTATTACTTTTAATAACTTTATGGAAGACAGCGATAGCCTGCTGATTGTGAGTAACGGAGCAGGAGTTGGGGTTGGCGATTTAAACAACGATGGTTTGCAGGACATCATTTTTGCAGGAAATAAAGTAACATCGCGCGTTTATCTTAATTGTGGCAACTTCCGGTTTAAAGAAATTACGAGAAACTTCGAAGGTCTGTCTGACAACCAGTGGTACAGCAGCGTAACAATCACTGACATTAACAACGACGGCTGGTTGGACGTGTACTTTACATCAACGGTTGGGAAAGCTTACGAACAAAGGAAAAACAGGCTCTGGATTAATAACAAAGCCTCCGATGGCGAAGATCCTACATTCTCTGAAAAAGCTCTGGAATATGGCATTGCAAGTGCTGCAGCATCTGTTGATGCCGCGTTTTTGGATTATGACGGAGATGGCGATCTGGATTTGTATGTTTTGAACAGTAACCTTATTATGCGTTCAAGTTCAACCTATCGTCCTAAAATTACCGATGGCAGCGCGCAAAACAACGACCAACTTTATCGAAATAATGGAGATGGCACTTTTTCTGATGTAAGTAAAGAGGCGGGAGTTGTGATTGAAGGATACGGTTTAGGACTTGCCATTGCAGATATAAACAGAGATGGGTACCCGGATATATATGTTTCGAACGACTATTTATCCAACGATATTTTATACATCAATCAAAAAGACGGGACTTTTAAGAATGAAATTAAAAGGTACCTCTCGTACCAAACACATTCGTCGATGGGCAACGACATTGCAGACATTAATAACGACGGATTTCCTGACATTTACACACTTGATATGCTGCCCGAAAAACAGTGTCGTAAAAAGGAGACTTTAAATGGATTTAGCTATGTAATTTATTTGATGAACGAACGATACGGATACGAACATCAATACATTCGAAATATGCTGCACATGCACAATGGTTTTATTGATGAACAGCTGCTCCCATTCAGTGAAGTTGGACAATTAACACAGCTGCATCACACCGAGTGGAGCTGGTCGCCACTCTTTGCCGATTTTGACAACGATGGAGACAAAGATCTTCTTGTAACAAACGGATATCCCAAAGACATGACAGACAAAGACTGGGCTAAAATGCTGGCAAAAAACCAACAAAATACTTCAGACGAACAAAACATATTGAGTTTGCTTCCTCCGGTAAAAGTGGCAAATATGGCATTCGAAAATGCAGGTCAGTTTAACTTTTCAAAAACAACCGACTGGTTGCCTGAAATTCCCTCCTATTCGTACGGAGCTTCATTTGTGGATTTAGACAACGACGGCGATCTTGATTACATTACAAACAACTTTAACGATGAAGCATTTATTTTCAGAAACAATACCTGCGAACAAGCCACCTACAATGCGAATTACTTAAAGATTAAATTAATCGGAAAACCTCAAAATACAATGGCAGTAGGAGCGCTGGTGGAGTTGTGGCAAGATGGGAAATACCAGATTTCTGAACACTTTTTGTCGCGTGGATATGCTTCATCGGTAGAACCTGTAATTCATTTTGGATTGCCTGCAGGTAGTCCGGTCGACTCTGTTGTTATCAGCTGGCCATCCACAACAAATGTTTCGGTACTTAAAAATATTGAACCCAACCAAACCATTGAAGTATTTGAATCAGCATCTGCACCGGCTTATAAAAAAAATGTATCTCATCCTCAGAAAGAAATGCTTTTCAGCAAACAAGACAGTTTGTTTGCTTACACGCACACTCAAAAAGACTTTATTGATTTTATGTTGGGGCAAAAAATAATACCTCACAAATTCTCTCAAATTGGCCCGATTATGGCGAAAGGTGATATCAATGGCGATGGTATAGAGGATATAATTATTGGTGCAAGCAATAACTTACCTACTAAAGTTTTTCTTAAAAATAAAAGCGGTTTTGAAGAAACCAATATGGAAGGACTAAGCACATATAAAAATTTTACTGAAGCCGGATTTGCCATATTTGACGTGGACAATGACGGTGATAATGATATTGCGGCCATTGCCGGTGGTTTGGAAACCCGGCGCGAAAGTCAAACACGAGATTATAGTTTTTTGGCTTCGCAACTAAATTTACAAGAAAAGGAAAACGATCTTAAACATTTCATTTTTGTGAATGACGACAATCGTTTTATCAAAAAATCGCTTCCAGTCCCTCCGTTTATCGCTTCCGTTGTTGTTCCATTCGATTTTAACAACGATGGCTCCACCGATCTTTTTATTGGCTCGCGGGTACAAAAAGACCGTTTCCCTTTTGCTCACAACTCCTGGCTGATATACAATCACAATGGTAACTTTTCGGTGGATGCCAATTCAGAATTGAATCTTGGAATGGTAACCGATGCCATTGTAACTGATTACAACAACGATGGATGGAACGACTTACTCGTTACGCGAGAGTTTAATTCAGTTGTCCTTCTTAAAAATCAAAATGGAGAAAAACTAATTCCACAATCCATTCCCGCATTAGACGAAAAACACGGTTTTTGGTACACCGCTGCAGCCGGTGATTTTGACATGGATGGTGACGACGATTATATTATCGGGAACATTGGCGACAATAACAATTTTATTGCAAGCAACAAATACCCTCTAAATCTTTATGTTATGGATGTGGACAACAACCGGATTATAGATCCGATACGTACAGCATTCTGTAAAAACATGAAGGGTAAGATGAAAGAATTTCCGGTTAATTATTTAGACGAACTAACTGAACAATCGAGCTATTTTAAACGGAGGTTTACAAGTTACAAATCATTTAGCCACACAACTTTCAATAAATTATTTGATAAAAATGCATCAAAGGACATATACATGAAACTGTATGCAAATACAAGTTCAAGTTTTGTATTATGGAACCATGAAGGACAGTTCGTATGGGAAAAACTGCCTGTTGAATTTCAAACCTCGCCAGTTACTAAAATAATTGTTGAAGATTTTAACGACGATGATATTCCGGATGTTGTGCTGGGAGGAAATGATTACACCTGGGATGTTGGCACCGGAATTTATGATGCCAACAAAGGACTTTTATTGATTAACAAGGGAAAATCAGAAGGTGATTTTAACTCGACATTTAAAGTATTAAAACCAAATGAAAGTGGAATCCTTCTGCAAGGGATGCTTGAATCGTTGTTGTATTTTGAGGGAAATCCTTCACTGCTTGTGTGCGGTTTTAACCGCTCAGAAACTCAGGTTTACAAACTGAACCAGAAATAA
- a CDS encoding family 20 glycosylhydrolase, which translates to MANTIKYLLLLLATTFTVLHISCDTKERNKPALIPLPQKLQWNEQVFNLKDSSNSFKQRLVPQIEGVPFNKEEAYKLIITNDSVVLEATSTKGLFWGQQTIKQLGYNKKNGRYLTGCTIIDWPAFKLRGFMQDVGRNYQSLSMLKEQIDVLAAYKMNVFHLHLTDNPGWRLESKIYPQLNSPESMSRWAGQYYTQEEFIDLVNYCSQRHITLIPELDLPGHSRALRKALQVETMKDPLLKKVLPELFNELCKLVPADKMPFIHLGTDEVWHEYEQPDPELLAALIENIKSREREVIVWRPGIEIKNDSSSLTQLWSSAGSPKPGHRYLDSRLNYLNHLDPLSGIPQLYFDRICGAAHGDSVKLGGILCCWNDNNVSNEYDILKQNPVYPGILTYSEIAWKGQQHNTEDKYLAMFPDFNDPLFSEYCNFESRLIEHRDKYFQNKPFPYIRQTEMEWSIIGPFNHQDDVNRSFPVEDSICEKYFVDSLEYNWKERIIGGTVHLQHFFGYPSYFPKASGTYYAFTRIWSPKTQKLDVWIGFHDWSRSGGRRGGPFPDKKEWHNTNPKVWVNNQIIAAPNWQQPNLKTQTEEIPFVDENYFFRQAQSIEFKKGWNTVLLKIPIKNNTWKRMFTFVPVMKEGKNFSEVRNLIYNSEIKLDTKK; encoded by the coding sequence TTGGCTAATACAATAAAATATCTGCTTTTACTACTCGCCACTACTTTTACTGTGCTGCATATATCATGCGACACAAAAGAAAGGAACAAACCGGCACTGATTCCGCTTCCACAAAAACTGCAGTGGAATGAGCAGGTATTTAACTTAAAAGACAGTAGTAATTCTTTCAAACAACGATTAGTGCCTCAAATTGAAGGTGTTCCATTTAATAAAGAAGAAGCATATAAACTAATAATTACCAATGATTCTGTTGTGCTTGAGGCAACTTCAACAAAAGGACTTTTTTGGGGGCAACAAACGATAAAACAACTCGGCTACAACAAAAAAAATGGCAGGTATTTAACTGGGTGCACTATTATTGACTGGCCGGCATTTAAGCTTAGAGGATTTATGCAGGATGTGGGCAGAAATTACCAATCTCTTTCCATGTTAAAAGAACAAATTGATGTATTGGCTGCATATAAAATGAATGTCTTTCACTTACATCTGACAGACAATCCAGGCTGGAGGCTGGAAAGTAAAATATACCCACAGTTAAACAGCCCGGAATCTATGAGTCGGTGGGCAGGACAATACTACACACAGGAAGAATTTATCGATTTGGTGAATTACTGTTCCCAAAGACATATAACGCTAATTCCAGAACTGGACTTGCCGGGTCACAGTCGGGCTTTGCGAAAGGCGCTTCAGGTTGAAACAATGAAAGATCCACTTTTGAAAAAAGTTTTACCTGAACTTTTTAATGAATTGTGCAAGCTTGTTCCTGCCGACAAAATGCCTTTCATACATTTGGGGACAGATGAAGTTTGGCATGAATACGAACAGCCTGATCCGGAATTATTAGCTGCATTAATTGAAAATATTAAATCCCGGGAAAGAGAAGTAATTGTCTGGAGACCTGGTATTGAGATAAAAAATGATAGCAGTTCGCTTACACAACTCTGGTCTTCTGCCGGAAGTCCAAAACCCGGACACCGTTATCTCGATTCGCGTTTGAACTACCTGAATCACCTCGATCCCTTGTCCGGAATTCCACAACTGTATTTCGACAGAATTTGTGGAGCGGCTCATGGCGACTCGGTTAAACTTGGAGGAATACTTTGTTGCTGGAACGATAATAATGTATCAAATGAGTATGATATCCTGAAACAAAATCCGGTTTATCCGGGGATACTTACCTATAGCGAAATAGCGTGGAAAGGCCAACAACATAACACTGAAGATAAATATTTGGCAATGTTCCCGGATTTCAACGATCCTTTATTCTCCGAATATTGCAATTTTGAAAGCCGACTGATAGAGCACCGGGATAAATATTTTCAGAATAAACCATTCCCATACATTCGACAAACTGAAATGGAGTGGAGCATTATTGGCCCATTTAATCACCAAGACGATGTAAACCGAAGTTTCCCGGTTGAAGATTCTATTTGCGAGAAATACTTTGTTGACTCGCTTGAATACAATTGGAAAGAAAGGATTATTGGCGGAACCGTTCATTTGCAACATTTCTTTGGATATCCTTCCTATTTCCCAAAAGCAAGCGGTACCTACTACGCATTCACGCGAATTTGGTCACCCAAAACTCAAAAGCTTGATGTGTGGATTGGTTTTCATGACTGGTCGCGCTCGGGAGGAAGACGCGGAGGACCTTTCCCCGATAAGAAAGAATGGCACAATACAAATCCTAAAGTATGGGTAAACAATCAGATAATAGCAGCGCCAAACTGGCAGCAACCCAATCTGAAAACCCAGACAGAAGAAATTCCTTTTGTCGATGAAAATTATTTTTTCAGACAAGCACAATCCATAGAATTTAAAAAAGGATGGAACACTGTACTTCTTAAAATTCCGATAAAGAATAATACATGGAAACGAATGTTCACGTTTGTTCCGGTAATGAAAGAAGGCAAGAATTTCAGTGAAGTCCGAAATCTTATATACAATTCTGAAATTAAATTAGATACAAAAAAATGA
- a CDS encoding AGE family epimerase/isomerase has product MERTILSEKYKNELLQRVIPFWENYSIDKKYGGYFTCLDREGKVFDTDKFVWLQARQVWMFSKLYNEVEQKESWLKIATDGADFLDKFGHDDQLNWYFSLTREGKPLVQPYNIFSDCFAAMAFGQLYKATGNQEYANKATSTFENIIARSENPKGQYNKLYPGTRPLKGFSLPMILCNLSLELEHLLEPNLVENTINSCIHEVMEVFYQADSGLIFENVQPDGSIQDSFEGRLLNPGHAIEAMWFIMDLAVRKNDREMIDKAVGIVLRTLEYGWDTKYGGIFYFLDSKGFPPQQLEWDQKLWWVHIETLISLIKGYSLTGNQQCLQWFEKVHDYTWSHFADPDYSEWFGYLNRQGEVLLPLKGGKWKGCFHVPRGLFQVWKTLEEING; this is encoded by the coding sequence ATGGAACGAACAATACTTTCTGAAAAATATAAAAACGAATTGCTTCAACGAGTGATTCCTTTCTGGGAAAATTATTCAATCGACAAAAAGTATGGTGGATATTTTACCTGTTTGGATCGCGAAGGAAAAGTATTTGATACTGATAAGTTTGTCTGGTTGCAGGCACGTCAGGTGTGGATGTTTTCAAAACTATATAACGAAGTAGAACAAAAAGAAAGCTGGCTGAAAATAGCAACAGATGGAGCAGATTTTCTTGATAAATTTGGTCACGACGATCAACTCAACTGGTATTTTTCGCTTACGAGGGAGGGGAAACCGCTGGTTCAGCCTTACAATATTTTTTCTGACTGTTTTGCGGCAATGGCTTTTGGTCAGTTATACAAAGCCACAGGAAATCAAGAGTATGCAAACAAAGCAACGAGTACTTTTGAAAACATTATAGCCCGTAGTGAAAATCCAAAAGGACAGTACAACAAGCTTTACCCGGGAACAAGGCCCTTAAAAGGATTTTCATTGCCAATGATCTTGTGCAATTTATCACTTGAACTTGAACATTTGCTGGAACCTAACTTGGTAGAGAATACAATTAATTCCTGTATTCATGAAGTGATGGAGGTTTTTTACCAGGCTGACTCAGGCTTAATATTTGAGAATGTACAACCTGATGGAAGTATACAGGATTCATTTGAAGGACGTCTTTTAAATCCGGGGCATGCCATTGAAGCAATGTGGTTTATTATGGATTTGGCCGTTCGGAAAAATGATAGGGAAATGATTGATAAAGCAGTTGGCATTGTGCTTCGTACACTAGAATATGGTTGGGATACAAAATACGGTGGTATTTTTTATTTTCTCGACAGTAAGGGATTTCCTCCTCAGCAACTTGAATGGGATCAAAAACTGTGGTGGGTTCACATCGAAACCTTGATAAGCCTTATAAAAGGATATTCACTTACAGGAAACCAACAATGCCTGCAGTGGTTTGAAAAGGTGCACGATTATACCTGGTCGCATTTTGCTGATCCGGATTATAGCGAATGGTTTGGCTACCTGAACAGGCAAGGCGAGGTTCTGTTGCCCTTAAAAGGAGGAAAATGGAAGGGATGTTTCCATGTGCCACGTGGGCTGTTCCAGGTTTGGAAAACACTTGAAGAAATAAATGGTTAA
- a CDS encoding dihydrodipicolinate synthase family protein, whose product MKHIMKIEGLIAAPFSTQNIQREIVYDKIPLYHDFLVKNSVSGAFINGSTGEGVSLSQKEKMKTTEYWAKAAKQSNLKIINLVGGTSYTECIENALHSKDTGVDAIALLAPYYFKPANAKALAEFCAKVAEAVPEMPVYFYHIPVLTGCNVSMYEFLKEADSMIPNLAGIKYTHEDFMDFQSCINFKDGKYDMLWGRDENLLSALVLGTRGGVGSTFNYAAPLYLSLIDAFNSGNLGLARSLQQKSIDMIRLLGKYGGIATGKAYMKHLGFDCGGFRLPVKNMSSSDYELFKQDVDQLNMSDWFSKI is encoded by the coding sequence ATGAAACATATTATGAAAATAGAAGGTCTTATTGCAGCACCATTTTCGACACAAAATATACAAAGAGAAATCGTTTATGATAAAATTCCATTGTATCACGATTTCCTGGTAAAAAACAGTGTCTCAGGAGCTTTTATCAATGGATCCACGGGCGAAGGTGTTTCACTTTCTCAAAAAGAGAAGATGAAAACTACCGAATACTGGGCAAAGGCCGCAAAACAAAGCAACCTTAAAATTATAAATTTGGTGGGCGGCACAAGTTACACCGAATGTATTGAAAATGCCCTTCATTCTAAAGACACAGGTGTTGATGCCATTGCCCTATTGGCTCCTTACTATTTTAAACCTGCAAATGCGAAGGCACTGGCTGAATTTTGCGCAAAAGTGGCTGAAGCAGTTCCTGAAATGCCGGTGTATTTTTACCACATTCCGGTACTTACAGGTTGTAATGTATCGATGTATGAGTTTCTGAAAGAGGCGGATTCGATGATTCCAAATTTGGCAGGAATCAAATACACGCACGAAGATTTTATGGATTTCCAGAGTTGCATCAACTTTAAGGATGGTAAATACGACATGCTTTGGGGGCGTGATGAAAATCTGCTGTCGGCACTGGTTTTGGGGACACGCGGAGGAGTTGGAAGTACCTTCAATTATGCCGCACCGCTGTACTTAAGTCTTATTGATGCTTTCAACTCCGGAAACCTCGGACTGGCACGATCGTTACAACAAAAATCAATTGACATGATCCGTTTACTTGGAAAATACGGAGGAATTGCAACCGGTAAAGCATACATGAAACACCTTGGTTTTGATTGTGGTGGTTTTCGTTTGCCCGTAAAAAATATGAGTTCTTCCGATTATGAGCTCTTTAAACAAGATGTCGATCAGCTAAATATGTCGGATTGGTTCTCGAAAATCTAA
- a CDS encoding GDSL-type esterase/lipase family protein → MKLLYLIKTCCFLLILVILSVFQLTAQNDTFSTYYYQKLSLFKSLPDTPNEIIMLGNSITDGGEWSELFQNSNIKNRGISGDITEGILYRLDEVTSSSPSKVFLLIGINDLARNIPADTVFQNICKIARSIHKISPETQMYVQSILPVNPEFTKFSNHITKTPEILQINRTLEQWCKANKVNFVNLFDSFAESQTNYLKPIFTNDGLHLTANGYLKWAEIISPLIEE, encoded by the coding sequence ATGAAGCTTCTATATTTGATAAAAACCTGTTGTTTTCTTTTAATACTGGTTATTTTAAGTGTTTTTCAACTTACAGCGCAAAACGATACTTTCAGCACTTATTACTATCAAAAACTCTCTTTATTCAAAAGTCTGCCGGATACTCCAAACGAAATTATCATGCTTGGAAATAGTATCACTGATGGTGGCGAATGGAGTGAACTTTTTCAAAATAGCAACATAAAAAACAGAGGAATCAGTGGCGACATTACCGAGGGCATTCTTTACCGGCTTGATGAAGTAACCAGCTCAAGCCCGTCAAAAGTATTTCTGCTAATCGGTATTAACGACTTGGCCCGCAACATTCCTGCAGATACTGTTTTTCAAAACATTTGTAAAATAGCCCGTAGCATACACAAAATATCTCCTGAGACTCAAATGTATGTTCAAAGCATTTTGCCGGTAAATCCTGAGTTTACCAAATTCTCAAACCACATCACAAAAACTCCTGAGATACTTCAAATAAATAGAACACTTGAGCAATGGTGTAAGGCGAACAAGGTAAACTTCGTAAACCTTTTTGATTCGTTTGCAGAATCACAAACCAACTACTTGAAACCGATCTTCACGAACGATGGTTTGCACTTAACAGCAAATGGATATTTAAAATGGGCTGAAATTATTTCTCCTCTTATTGAAGAATAA
- a CDS encoding MFS transporter — protein sequence MNRERIKSAYPWVLVGLLWVVALLNYMDRQMLSTMKVSMMIDIKELETAENFGRLMAVFLWIYAFMSPVAGLIADRINRKWLIVGSLAVWSGVTLSMGYSNNFHVLYVLRALMGISEALYIPAALALIADYHKEGTRSLAIGIHMTGLYFGQAIGGFGATVAHEFSWQTTFHSFGLIGIGYSIVLIFFLREKKDRFVSKQFQQKAITKISGLSSVSNSIGMLLGTISFWVILFYFAAPSFPGWATKNWLPTLFAESLGMEMSKAGPMATITIAASSFIGVIFGGILADRWILKNLRGRIYTGAIGLSLLIPALILLGFGQDFIGILGGGILFGIGYGMFDANNMPILCQFVSPRHRAAGYGLMNLTGVFAGAFITELLGKSTDSGNLGRDMALLAIPVAIAIILQLMVLKPKFANKEID from the coding sequence ATGAATCGAGAGAGAATAAAATCGGCATATCCCTGGGTGCTTGTAGGGCTTTTATGGGTGGTTGCCTTGCTAAATTATATGGATCGTCAGATGCTGTCAACCATGAAAGTATCGATGATGATCGACATTAAGGAACTGGAGACTGCGGAGAATTTTGGCCGGCTAATGGCAGTTTTTCTTTGGATCTATGCATTTATGAGCCCGGTTGCCGGATTGATTGCTGATCGAATTAACAGGAAATGGCTTATTGTAGGTAGTCTGGCCGTGTGGTCGGGTGTAACCTTGTCCATGGGCTACTCCAATAATTTTCACGTATTATACGTTCTTCGTGCCTTAATGGGTATTAGCGAAGCACTTTATATCCCGGCAGCACTGGCGCTAATTGCTGATTATCACAAAGAAGGAACTCGCTCGCTTGCCATAGGAATACACATGACCGGTTTGTACTTTGGACAAGCGATCGGTGGATTTGGAGCTACTGTTGCACATGAATTTTCGTGGCAAACTACTTTTCATTCATTTGGGTTGATCGGGATTGGCTATAGTATTGTGCTTATTTTCTTCCTTCGCGAAAAAAAGGATCGTTTTGTTTCGAAACAATTTCAGCAGAAAGCAATTACAAAAATAAGTGGACTGTCGTCTGTTTCAAACAGCATTGGGATGTTACTTGGGACCATTAGTTTCTGGGTGATTCTTTTCTATTTTGCGGCACCAAGTTTTCCCGGTTGGGCAACAAAAAACTGGCTGCCTACACTGTTTGCTGAAAGCCTCGGAATGGAAATGTCGAAAGCAGGACCAATGGCTACCATAACCATTGCTGCGTCTTCATTTATTGGGGTAATCTTTGGTGGTATTTTAGCAGACCGCTGGATACTAAAAAACCTGAGAGGAAGAATTTACACAGGAGCAATTGGTTTGAGTTTACTAATCCCGGCTTTGATTCTGTTGGGATTTGGTCAAGACTTTATTGGGATACTTGGCGGTGGAATTTTGTTTGGCATTGGATATGGAATGTTTGATGCAAATAATATGCCCATTCTCTGTCAGTTTGTATCTCCACGCCACAGGGCAGCAGGTTATGGACTAATGAATTTAACCGGTGTTTTTGCCGGAGCATTTATTACTGAACTGCTCGGCAAATCAACAGATTCCGGCAATTTAGGCAGAGATATGGCCCTGCTTGCAATACCGGTTGCAATTGCAATTATACTACAGCTAATGGTATTAAAACCAAAATTCGCCAATAAAGAAATTGATTAG